Part of the Paludisphaera borealis genome, ATTGCCGTCGGATTCGGCCCGGATGCGATCGGATCACAGACCGCGTCAAGTCAAGGGCGGGCCGGGGCCGAGCGCTCGATCAACGCGAGGGCCCGGAGCACCAGCACGGGGTGGTTCGTCTGGATCACGTCGAGTCCATCCCGGACCGCGCGCTGGTAGTGCTCGACCGTCTCGTGCGAGCCCAGGGCGTCGCTGAAGACCTTGATCCCCAGGGCGTGGCAGCGGTCGATCAGGGGCTTGGAGAGGATCGCCCAGTTCGCGTCGACCGCGTAGGGCCGGACCCGGTCGGCCAGCGCGTCGAGTTCGGACGGATCGCGGAGAGGGGGCATCCGGCGTAGGGTCGGCGCGATCGTCTTGAGCCGCTCCAGGTACGCGGCCCCCTGGTAGACCACCGCGCGGTCGGTCAGCCCGTGCCGCTCGAGCGCCTCGGCGAGGGCCTCGGGGGGGATGTCCTTGGCATCGACGTAAAGCCCAACGCCCAGAGGGGCGACGGCGTCGAGGAAGGCGTCGAGGGTCGGGACCTTCAGCCCGGAGAACGGGCGGCCGAACCACGAGCCGGCGTCGAGCGTGGCGACCTCGCCGGACGTTCGATCGCGGACCGGGCCCCGGCCCGTGGTGGTCCGATCGAGCGAGCTGTCGTGGATCAGCACGAAGGCCCCGTCGCGGGTGGTCCGGATGTCGAACTCGACGAAATCGGCGCCCAGCGCGACGGACTTCCTCAGCGCCTCCAGGGTATTCTCGGGGACGTAGTGCGAGGCCCCGCGGTGGTGCGCCACCTTGGCCCCACCGGGCCGGATCGCCTTCAACGCCTGGCGCGCCAGGACCTCCTCGGCGCGGTCGGTCTGGAGCCAGTCGACCCCGGCGGCGGCCACGCGGTCCCAGACCTCGGGTCGGTCGTCCCCGCCGACCGCCTTGGCCTGAACCTTGATCCCCCTGCGGTGGAACTCGCGGCAGACGTCGGAGGTCACGTTCTCGGCGTCGATCTCGACCGCGTGCGGGCGGACTTCCCCGACCCAGGCGTCGATCCCGAACCGAGGCTGCCACTTCGCCATCAGAGCCACCGCCTCGCCGGCCTCGGCGCGGACGGCCTGGAGCGCCGCGGGTTCGCCGTACACGACCACCTGGCGTTCCATCTTCGCCGCGAGCACCTCGCGGGCGAGACGGTCGGGGTCCACGTCCTTGCAGTCGAGATAGAGGTTGACCCGGCCGCGAGCGAGGTTTAGCGCTTCGGTCAGCGTCAGGACGCGCTGGCCGGCGAATCGGCGGGCGAACGGAGAGCCGGCGTCGGCCGCGCGGACTTCCGCCAACGTGCTCTCGCGGACCCGCCCGGTCGCGTCGGTCTTATGATCAAGTACGTCGTCGTGGAAGAGGACGTGATGACCGTCGCTGGTCAGTCGGACGTCGACCTCGACCCATTCAACCGTGTCCGCGATCGACGCCTCCAGGGCGGGCGCCGTGTTCTCGGGCGCCAGCCCCATCGCGCCCCGGCGCGCCATGACCTGGAGAGAACGAGGCGGCTGCACCGGCTCGAAAAACGGGAATCCCCCGGCCGAGGGTGCCTGTCCGGTCGCGGCGAGAAGAAGTAGGCAAGCGAGAGAGCTCATGGTGTTCCTTAATTCCTTAGTGGTTCCATCA contains:
- a CDS encoding glycerophosphodiester phosphodiesterase translates to MSSLACLLLLAATGQAPSAGGFPFFEPVQPPRSLQVMARRGAMGLAPENTAPALEASIADTVEWVEVDVRLTSDGHHVLFHDDVLDHKTDATGRVRESTLAEVRAADAGSPFARRFAGQRVLTLTEALNLARGRVNLYLDCKDVDPDRLAREVLAAKMERQVVVYGEPAALQAVRAEAGEAVALMAKWQPRFGIDAWVGEVRPHAVEIDAENVTSDVCREFHRRGIKVQAKAVGGDDRPEVWDRVAAAGVDWLQTDRAEEVLARQALKAIRPGGAKVAHHRGASHYVPENTLEALRKSVALGADFVEFDIRTTRDGAFVLIHDSSLDRTTTGRGPVRDRTSGEVATLDAGSWFGRPFSGLKVPTLDAFLDAVAPLGVGLYVDAKDIPPEALAEALERHGLTDRAVVYQGAAYLERLKTIAPTLRRMPPLRDPSELDALADRVRPYAVDANWAILSKPLIDRCHALGIKVFSDALGSHETVEHYQRAVRDGLDVIQTNHPVLVLRALALIERSAPARP